From Verrucomicrobia bacterium S94, the proteins below share one genomic window:
- a CDS encoding glycoside hydrolase family 16 protein, producing the protein MKAEPIRYTLAVCFGLILCQAWAQDIDPASDPDVQPASATSLNGYRLAWSDEFDGTAVDETRWNYREGDDSRSFVKSYQTSANNTVSNGLYHCILKKESMGSKEFTAGGLISSKQMRYGYYESRFRCPPTGGWHTSFWMMPYKGGGSPVIELDVFENDSVNLYDYSVNVHRWKPEPHMMFGTRKIDTPNLSASFHVLGCEYTPDAVRYFFDGVLVQEVDATAFPHGDMNIWLTSLGLVYDGQPTIDESQLPVEAQYDYVRYFELGPHATVEIVSPISDGATLTDTNTTVVLQAAVTAVNTGAVPTVIWSKQSGPGSVVFDDTSSTNTGVRFAADGYYEIMCSAIIGNITNSDTVAIAVNAPLSVTLRNGADGYEHAATFIREDYPDLNSGADNELIVGRWGGGALRGLLEFDLSVLGSNAVIQAVELSLYNYGGAGAVGDMELRELSRSFIEGTGDGGGWNDGNGDGSGATWFSRTGSQNWSTAGGDFYPALLSSHPGYDATEAGYKTFPTSSRFVDSAQSALNDVQPLKLILSSPEAESSPDGNISRFRSDDASAADERPALKVSYLGNFIPEISAGSDLAGIINRPVVLQGSARYADEVEWRLVSGPAPVNFPDPYVLTNTALFAAPGRYRLRLAGTSTQGSGYQEISVSVVDEPPVFHEAELVGDAYVFEVSAVTGLTYTIQLSTNLMSGSWKDLYTTNADTDPIFIEVPFSTNNAGFYRLILKP; encoded by the coding sequence ATGAAAGCAGAACCTATTCGATATACTTTGGCAGTCTGCTTCGGACTGATACTTTGCCAGGCCTGGGCTCAGGATATTGATCCGGCGAGCGATCCGGATGTACAGCCGGCTTCCGCTACCTCTTTGAACGGTTACCGACTGGCCTGGTCGGATGAGTTTGACGGAACGGCGGTTGATGAAACCAGATGGAATTACCGGGAGGGGGATGACAGCCGAAGCTTTGTAAAAAGCTACCAAACCTCGGCGAATAATACGGTTTCCAACGGACTCTATCACTGCATATTGAAAAAAGAGTCTATGGGCAGCAAAGAGTTCACTGCCGGCGGGCTCATCAGCTCTAAACAGATGCGTTACGGTTATTATGAATCCCGTTTCAGATGTCCGCCGACAGGGGGATGGCACACCTCGTTCTGGATGATGCCGTATAAGGGAGGTGGATCGCCGGTGATTGAACTGGATGTGTTTGAAAATGATTCGGTCAATCTATATGATTATTCCGTAAATGTGCACCGCTGGAAACCCGAACCGCATATGATGTTTGGAACCAGGAAAATCGATACTCCGAATTTGAGTGCCTCGTTTCATGTTCTGGGCTGTGAATATACACCGGATGCGGTCCGCTACTTCTTCGATGGTGTTTTGGTGCAGGAAGTCGATGCGACTGCGTTTCCCCACGGTGATATGAATATCTGGCTGACTTCGCTGGGGCTGGTATATGACGGGCAGCCGACTATTGACGAGTCGCAGCTCCCGGTTGAAGCGCAATACGATTATGTCCGCTATTTTGAACTCGGACCGCACGCCACGGTCGAGATTGTTTCTCCGATTTCCGATGGTGCAACCCTGACGGATACGAATACGACCGTCGTGCTTCAGGCGGCAGTGACGGCGGTCAATACGGGAGCGGTTCCGACGGTTATCTGGTCAAAACAGTCGGGACCGGGCTCGGTTGTTTTTGATGACACCTCCTCCACCAATACGGGGGTGCGATTTGCTGCAGACGGCTATTATGAAATCATGTGCTCTGCAATTATCGGGAATATTACTAATTCAGATACTGTTGCCATTGCTGTGAATGCGCCTTTAAGCGTGACGTTACGAAATGGTGCCGACGGATATGAGCATGCTGCAACGTTCATTCGTGAGGATTATCCGGATCTGAATTCCGGGGCGGATAATGAGCTGATTGTCGGTCGCTGGGGAGGAGGGGCTTTACGCGGCCTGCTGGAATTTGATCTGAGTGTGCTGGGTTCAAATGCGGTTATTCAGGCTGTGGAACTTTCTCTGTATAATTACGGAGGTGCTGGAGCGGTGGGTGATATGGAACTTCGTGAATTGAGTAGGTCTTTCATTGAAGGAACCGGAGATGGAGGTGGGTGGAATGATGGAAATGGGGACGGTTCAGGGGCCACCTGGTTTTCGCGTACCGGTTCTCAGAACTGGAGCACGGCCGGCGGTGATTTCTATCCTGCACTTCTATCTTCGCATCCGGGATATGACGCCACGGAAGCCGGTTATAAAACATTTCCCACTTCATCCCGTTTTGTTGATTCCGCGCAGTCCGCCCTGAATGATGTGCAGCCGCTTAAACTCATACTTTCGTCTCCGGAGGCAGAGAGCAGCCCGGACGGCAATATTAGCCGGTTCCGTTCCGACGATGCTTCGGCGGCAGATGAACGTCCGGCGCTTAAAGTGAGTTATCTTGGAAATTTTATTCCGGAGATAAGCGCGGGATCTGATCTGGCGGGAATCATCAACCGTCCGGTTGTTCTGCAGGGCAGTGCCCGTTATGCGGATGAGGTGGAATGGCGGCTGGTCAGCGGGCCCGCTCCGGTGAATTTTCCGGATCCATATGTACTTACAAATACGGCACTTTTTGCTGCTCCCGGGCGTTACCGGCTACGCCTCGCGGGAACCAGTACACAGGGAAGCGGATATCAGGAGATTTCTGTCTCCGTAGTCGATGAACCGCCGGTATTCCATGAAGCGGAATTGGTGGGCGATGCTTATGTATTTGAAGTCAGTGCCGTAACCGGACTGACCTATACCATACAGCTTTCGACCAACCTGATGTCCGGAAGCTGGAAGGATCTCTATACGACAAA